One genomic segment of Aliarcobacter cibarius includes these proteins:
- a CDS encoding type II toxin-antitoxin system antitoxin SocA domain-containing protein, with amino-acid sequence MNIDMTKVANIILYMLHKQVKALNHKKIELMLFFIEYNHLNFCNQKIVNETFIKTSRGVKPLVLDELFNLIIDDVEFEDEEDDRVFFIQELMDFLEIDIVEKPTFRELKFAKIDEDFDETIFTSDELKTIHKVVTLYKDTSVRNLSNECFSIDLVRNTETNEVIF; translated from the coding sequence ATGAATATAGATATGACAAAAGTAGCAAATATTATTTTATATATGTTGCACAAACAAGTAAAGGCACTAAATCACAAAAAAATAGAACTAATGCTATTTTTTATAGAGTACAATCATTTAAACTTTTGTAACCAAAAAATTGTAAATGAAACTTTCATAAAAACTTCTAGAGGTGTAAAACCTCTGGTTTTAGATGAACTTTTTAATTTGATTATTGATGACGTAGAATTTGAAGATGAAGAAGATGATAGAGTGTTTTTTATTCAAGAACTTATGGATTTTTTAGAAATAGATATTGTAGAAAAACCTACATTTAGAGAATTGAAATTTGCAAAAATAGATGAAGATTTTGATGAAACTATTTTTACAAGCGATGAACTAAAAACTATTCACAAAGTAGTAACTTTATACAAAGATACAAGTGTAAGAAATCTTTCAAATGAGTGTTTTTCAATAGATTTGGTGAGAAATACTGAAACAAATGAAGTAATATTTTAA
- a CDS encoding N-acetyltransferase, with the protein MEIEFYKPTVLDIPQMQELVKPEVDKGIILLRTEDEMATTIRSYIVVKVDGKMAGFTATHIHSPRMAEVRSLIVDEKYRGLGLGKKLVDKCVEEAKFYGIKQVLSLTYEKNFFLNCGFREIPKEEIPEQKIWADCIKCKLFPICNEVAMVKDIA; encoded by the coding sequence TTGGAAATTGAATTTTATAAGCCTACAGTTCTTGATATACCACAAATGCAGGAGTTAGTAAAACCTGAAGTTGATAAAGGGATCATATTGCTAAGAACAGAAGATGAAATGGCAACAACAATAAGATCTTATATAGTTGTAAAAGTTGATGGAAAAATGGCTGGATTTACAGCAACTCATATTCACTCACCTAGAATGGCAGAAGTTAGAAGTTTGATTGTAGATGAAAAATATAGAGGCTTAGGTTTAGGTAAAAAGTTAGTTGATAAGTGTGTCGAAGAAGCCAAATTTTATGGAATAAAGCAAGTACTATCTTTAACTTATGAAAAAAATTTTTTCTTAAATTGTGGGTTTAGAGAAATTCCAAAAGAGGAAATTCCTGAGCAAAAAATTTGGGCTGACTGTATAAAATGTAAGCTTTTTCCAATTTGCAATGAAGTTGCAATGGTAAAAGATATAGCATAG
- a CDS encoding DnaJ domain-containing protein — protein sequence MSYEDFIKAVEMFGIISTMSKKDIKKRYLKLSKKYHPDMEGGSNEKFMQLKEAYEILQEYMDNYSYSFEENEFKKQFPSFTNYKNWVK from the coding sequence ATGAGTTATGAAGATTTTATAAAAGCAGTTGAAATGTTTGGAATTATTTCGACAATGAGTAAAAAAGATATAAAAAAAAGATATTTAAAACTTTCTAAAAAATATCATCCTGATATGGAGGGTGGAAGTAATGAAAAATTTATGCAACTCAAAGAGGCTTATGAAATTTTGCAAGAATATATGGATAATTATAGTTATTCATTTGAAGAAAATGAGTTTAAAAAGCAGTTTCCAAGCTTTACAAACTATAAAAATTGGGTTAAATAG
- a CDS encoding glycoside hydrolase family 3 N-terminal domain-containing protein: MIKALLIVFLATVCSFAQTYSKNEVEKMIAKMVILGFNGTSIDKNSQIYKDVEFGLGGVILFDKDPNDKTKVKNIESKAQLKKLNQQLQNISNRKLLISVDQEGGVVQRLKSDMGFVNILKASEIALKDEDFAKQTYQNLAKDLSSVGINLDFAPVVDLAINKDNKVVVTRGRSFGEDSKVVTKYASIFVDELQKEGVLSTLKHFPGHGSSLADSHLGFVDISNTWSKKELEPYKYFIKNNKVDIIMTAHVFNENLDKKYPATLSYNVNTKLLREDLGYKGVLITDDLQMSAISKHYDLKETLTLAINSGVNFLLFANQLAKPVSLDEIIKTVYAQILNKQIPLQKIVDSNKKIDELLNKL; encoded by the coding sequence ATGATAAAAGCTTTATTAATAGTTTTTTTAGCAACAGTTTGTAGTTTTGCTCAAACATATTCAAAAAACGAAGTTGAAAAAATGATTGCAAAAATGGTTATTTTAGGTTTTAATGGTACAAGCATAGATAAAAATAGTCAAATTTATAAGGATGTAGAGTTTGGATTGGGTGGAGTGATTTTATTTGATAAAGATCCAAATGATAAGACAAAAGTAAAAAATATAGAAAGTAAGGCTCAGTTAAAAAAGTTAAATCAACAACTTCAAAATATTTCTAATAGAAAACTTTTAATTTCTGTTGATCAAGAAGGTGGAGTAGTTCAGAGACTAAAAAGTGATATGGGATTTGTAAATATTTTAAAAGCTAGTGAAATAGCATTAAAAGATGAAGATTTTGCAAAACAAACTTATCAAAACTTAGCAAAAGATTTAAGTAGTGTAGGAATAAATCTTGATTTTGCTCCAGTTGTTGATTTGGCTATAAATAAAGATAATAAAGTAGTAGTTACAAGAGGAAGAAGTTTTGGAGAGGATTCTAAAGTAGTTACAAAATATGCTTCAATTTTTGTTGATGAGTTACAAAAAGAAGGTGTTCTTTCAACTTTAAAACATTTTCCAGGACACGGTTCATCTTTAGCTGATTCTCATTTAGGTTTTGTAGATATTTCAAATACGTGGAGTAAAAAAGAGTTAGAGCCATATAAATATTTTATTAAAAACAATAAAGTTGATATCATAATGACTGCTCATGTTTTCAATGAAAATTTGGATAAAAAGTATCCAGCTACACTTTCATACAACGTAAATACAAAACTTTTAAGAGAAGATTTAGGATATAAAGGAGTATTAATAACAGATGATTTGCAAATGAGTGCAATAAGTAAACATTATGATTTAAAAGAGACTTTAACGTTAGCTATAAATAGTGGTGTAAATTTTTTATTATTTGCAAATCAGTTAGCAAAACCAGTTAGTTTAGATGAAATTATAAAAACAGTTTATGCTCAGATATTAAATAAACAAATACCTTTACAAAAAATAGTTGATTCAAATAAAAAGATTGATGAACTTTTAAATAAATTATAA
- a CDS encoding acyl-CoA thioesterase — MENIKREKSLTMTMLMTPDKANFSGKHVHGGEILKMLDHVAYACAARYAGTYAVTLSVDMVLFKDPIKIGSLVTFHASVNYTGRTSMEIGIKVISEDIKDHSIKNTNVCYFTMIAVDEDGKPTPVPKLELITEDDKRRYNDAISRREFRMSSRHAK; from the coding sequence ATGGAAAATATAAAAAGAGAAAAATCACTTACTATGACTATGCTTATGACTCCAGATAAAGCAAATTTCTCTGGTAAACATGTTCATGGTGGAGAGATCTTAAAAATGCTAGATCACGTAGCATATGCATGTGCAGCTAGATATGCAGGAACTTATGCAGTGACTTTATCTGTTGATATGGTTTTATTTAAAGATCCTATAAAAATTGGTTCACTTGTAACTTTCCATGCCTCTGTAAATTATACAGGAAGAACATCTATGGAAATAGGTATAAAAGTAATTTCAGAAGATATAAAAGATCATAGTATAAAAAATACAAACGTATGTTACTTCACTATGATAGCCGTTGATGAAGATGGAAAACCAACACCTGTTCCAAAGCTAGAACTAATAACAGAAGATGATAAAAGAAGATACAATGATGCTATAAGTAGAAGAGAGTTTAGAATGTCATCAAGACATGCAAAATAA
- the yihA gene encoding ribosome biogenesis GTP-binding protein YihA/YsxC, with the protein MNLIDAKFLQSAQSLNDSPPPSMAEVAFLGRSNVGKSSILNSLTKQKGLAKSSSTPGKTQLINYFEIKFKTDNVENPYVYARFVDLPGFGYAKVAKSLKASWNKNLTGYLEQRPNLQVFVHLIDSRHPDLEIDKNVDEFVKHIKRGDQIIINAFTKIDKLNSSELNKLKRDYPDGIFVSNLKKKGIIDLQNKITEHLFGN; encoded by the coding sequence ATGAATTTAATAGATGCCAAATTTTTACAATCAGCCCAAAGTTTAAATGATTCTCCACCACCTTCAATGGCAGAAGTTGCTTTCCTAGGTCGTTCAAATGTTGGGAAATCTTCAATTTTAAATTCTCTTACAAAGCAAAAAGGTCTTGCGAAATCTTCTTCAACTCCAGGAAAGACGCAACTTATAAATTATTTTGAGATTAAATTTAAAACAGATAATGTTGAAAATCCTTATGTTTATGCAAGATTTGTAGATTTACCAGGTTTTGGATATGCAAAAGTTGCAAAAAGTTTAAAAGCTTCTTGGAATAAAAATCTAACAGGTTATTTAGAACAAAGACCAAATCTTCAAGTGTTTGTACATTTAATTGATTCAAGGCATCCAGATTTAGAAATAGATAAAAATGTTGATGAATTTGTGAAACATATTAAAAGAGGCGATCAAATTATAATTAATGCTTTTACAAAAATTGATAAGTTAAATAGTAGTGAATTAAATAAATTGAAAAGAGATTATCCTGATGGAATTTTTGTTTCAAATTTAAAGAAAAAAGGTATAATCGATTTACAAAATAAAATTACGGAGCACCTTTTTGGAAATTGA
- a CDS encoding J domain-containing protein, whose translation MGQIINLAITILILYLIFTNFGTFLMIIGGIILFLVVAVYFLRRAFLKNASKFQYQYQNFEFKNFNQNFNNSGFQGGFYNQSSKLQEAKDFFGFSQTPTKDDIKRKYKELAKIYHPDLNGGDEEKMKKLNEYRDILMQTYAD comes from the coding sequence ATGGGACAAATTATAAACTTAGCGATAACTATTTTAATTTTATATCTAATTTTTACAAACTTTGGTACTTTTCTAATGATAATTGGTGGTATTATTCTGTTTTTAGTAGTAGCTGTATATTTTTTAAGAAGAGCTTTTTTAAAAAATGCTTCAAAATTTCAATACCAATATCAAAATTTTGAATTCAAAAATTTTAACCAAAATTTTAATAACAGTGGTTTCCAAGGTGGATTTTACAATCAATCTTCAAAATTACAAGAAGCAAAAGATTTTTTTGGATTTAGCCAAACTCCTACAAAAGATGATATAAAAAGAAAATACAAAGAATTAGCAAAAATTTATCATCCAGATTTAAATGGAGGAGATGAAGAAAAAATGAAAAAACTAAATGAATACAGAGATATTTTAATGCAAACTTACGCAGATTAA